The genomic window CTTGACGGTACCGCCAGAAGGGTTCCGGTGGCGGACGGCTCTTTGATAGACCTCACAGTTATTGTAGAGAGAGCACCCCAATCTGTGGAAGAGGTAAACAGAGCCTTTAAAGAAGCTTCAGAAAACCACCTGAAGGGCATACTCCAATACACAGAAGACCCATTGGTATCCCAAGACATAGTGGGCAATCCTCACTCTGCCATATTTGACGCAGGGCTTACGCAGGTGATAGAGGATATGGTGCATGTAGCCTCTTGGTATGACAACGAATGGGGATACTCCTGCAGGCTAAGAGACCTGACCCTCTTTGTGGCTGAAAGAGAACCAAGCCTTAAAGCTTGAGCTATAATTTTATATCTACGGGGTGTAGCTCAGGTGGCAGAGCGTTGGCTTTGGGAGCCAAAGGCCGCAGGTTCAAGTCCTGCCACCCCGAGGGCCCGTAGCTCAGCTGGACAGAGCAAGGGATTTCTAATCCCTAGGTCGGGGGTTCGAGTCCCTCCGGGCCCGCTTTTCTTCTTACATGGCTGGGGTTTTAGTTCAAAGGTCCTAAGGGATATTCCTTCCGTAGACCTTCCCTTTCATGGCAAAAGCCAGCTTAGATATAAAAACCTTCAAAGTCTTGCAAGAGAGATAGCATTAGGTGTTCCAGAGAATTCTATACTCATAGGCTGGTCTCTTGGTGCAAGCCTTTCTCTGCTTATGGCTTATATGTTTCCACAAAGGTTTAAGGGACTTGTGCTTATAGGTGGTAGTGCGTGTTTTGGTTGTTTATGGGGCAAGAAAAACCTCAGAGGATTCCTTATAAGGCTTGAAAGAGAAGGAGAAAAATTTCTCAAGGAGTTCAGGAGTTTATCCTATCCAAAACCCTTTGAAGACCACATTGACCTACAAGGTGCAAAAAGAATTCTTAAAGATTACATGGAGCTTGACATAAGGCACATACTACCATACATAACACAAAGGGTCATTATCCTGCATGGCACGCACGACCCTATAACTCCTCTTTCCTCCGCACTAACTCTTTACAACATGCTCAAAAGGTCTAAATTAATAATCTTCCCAGGAGGACACTTTCCTAAAAATGAAGGTCTTATCTTTGAGGTTCTCAAGAGCCTGCAGAAGCTATGAAGAATGGGCCATTCCCCAACGGTATTGTGCGGAGAGGCTAAAGGCACTTGAAAAAATAGACGGCTCCCTTCTGGACCTTGGTTGTGGAACAGGGCTTCTCAGCGACGGTCTTGAGGGGGTGGTAGGTGTAGACATAGCCATAGGTATGGCAAGGGTTTACAAAGAAAGGTTCCAGAAAGCGGTGCTGGGGGATGCTCATGACCTGCCCTTTAAAGACAAGAG from Hydrogenobacter sp. T-8 includes these protein-coding regions:
- a CDS encoding alpha/beta hydrolase is translated as MPSVDLPFHGKSQLRYKNLQSLAREIALGVPENSILIGWSLGASLSLLMAYMFPQRFKGLVLIGGSACFGCLWGKKNLRGFLIRLEREGEKFLKEFRSLSYPKPFEDHIDLQGAKRILKDYMELDIRHILPYITQRVIILHGTHDPITPLSSALTLYNMLKRSKLIIFPGGHFPKNEGLIFEVLKSLQKL